gtaaagtaataaaaaaaaaagaataaaccacataaagagaAAAAGTACACAaggaaagccaggtggtggtagtgcatgcctttaataccagcactagggaggcagagcctggcccatctttgtgagtttgaggtcaacctgggctaccaatGAGTTTCAGGAGAGGcataaagaaatacagagaaaccccgtctcgacaaaccaaaaaaacatgtCAGGCATTTGCTCTTGTGCTGAACTTTACCCATGTCATGACTTTTGAACTTTGGCATTGGTGACattttttcagaataaaaatgcaTGCATTGATGAAATTAATAGTGATCTGAATTGCTGAATTGTCGATGTGTAATATAGTCCCTACCTTTGTGTATGTTTTTACACTTTGTATCGTTTAAATATGTGTGATCTTATCTGTTGACCCATCTGTACATTCTCCCTCccttttggtgtttgttttactgttttagGATCAGCATTTACTTTACTAATGTTCTTGAGAACTCATTGATCTCTCATACAGCAACttaataaaaatgcttttcttcCTGGGAATTATTAGCCTTACAGTTCAATAGGGGTCACTCCAGCTTCTGATAGACAAATATAGAACTTGCGTGAATGTTTAACTCTAGGGAGAAATTTTGAGTGAGGCCTCagtgctttctgttttttttgttaaAGACcgagtctcactatgtacctttGGCTGTCCTGGCAAACTGTTCACAGACCAGGCAGGCTTGGAAAACACAGGTGTCTCTGCAAACTGAGggttgggattagaggtgtgcaccaccacacccttaTTGTCCATCCATTCTTGAAATTAATAATGTTGATAAAATTCTGCTGAAGTATACTATATAGTGTTACTCTGTTtgcatgtctctctgtgtatattcCTAGGCATTTGTCCTGTTGTGCTGTATTCTATTCTGTGGTCACAGGAATGGAAGGTGTCATTCTCTTTTGATGTTCCCTTTTAAAATGAGCTGGTGACTGCATTTGGTATTTACTGACCCCTGTCATAGCATGTATCAAGCACACAGAATTATGTAGATATATTCCAGTGGAGTGTACATTTGAAATGCAGTCAGTCTCAACATTTCTATTATGTACGTCTATGGGATACTTTAGGATGCAGTGACCTATGAGGATGTGCATGTGAACTTCACTCATgaagagtgggctttgctggatccttcccagaagagtCTCTACAAAGATGTAATGCTGGAAACCTACTGGAACCTCACTTGTATAGGTGAGAATGTGAACTTTCTGTCAGTTTTTAACTTAAGGAAAGAAGCCTTTCTTGGACATTGGTGCTCTCCTATAATTTtgaatgttaaaaaagaaaaattcccatGAATATATCAGGCATTGTTCTAAATAAAGTTCATGAAAGACAGAAATTTCAGTTGTTTCTAAGTTGCTGTAATGTATCACATATTCTGGTACTGTGTTTTAGGATACAAATGGGAAGACAACAATATTGAAGAACATTATCAAAATTCTACAAGACTTGGAAGGTAATTTTATTGTGTAAcctgatatatatgtatgtctgtggtaAGTACTGGATTCCTGGTTGCTGGATTCGTCCATCACTGATGCAGTGAGTCCGATCAAACCAAATTAATGAATCCAGATGTAATAAACAGAGCATAGCAAAGCAGAGCACTCCAGGGAGCTCTCAGGAAGGCCTGAGATAGAACAGGAGCGCACCCATGGCACATCTATGGGCCAGGTCTTAAATAGCCAGAGGGCTGGGCATGGTTCCAGGCATCTCTGTAGGAGGATTCGCCAATGTTGGCTTTCTGGAATGACGCCCCCTCTGCTGGAGATTGTGAACATCTGAAAATTTTGGGGGGTATATATGGGTGTAGGTTCAATTCTGTTAACTTCTTGCTATTGTGGGACCATGTGGGCACGGGGGAGTTGGGGGTGAGGTGGGCCAATGCTCAGCAGAGGTATGGCTGGAGAAGATTTGGATAGCTGCCATCCAggagacctcaggcatctgttcTTGAGGAGGCGAAGCATGCAGTTTggtaggagaaaaaaatagattatcaCTGGCCCTCCGAATGGGGCTAGCCATTGGTAGTAATCAATGCTTTATCTGTTTGTAAAAACTGCATTTGTTAAAGCTAACACTTTGAATCTTTGAAGTTATATCTGAAACCAGTTGATCCTTTACaatgaagtctgtgaatgaggcacacctgtctgtatttttaacaggaCACATACTAATGAGCTATTAAGGAGCTTGTACCCTTGGGATTGAGGGTGCCGTTAAACTGGGGAATCTATTAGTACCCTGGTCCtcaaacaccatcagatctgagaagtaTATGTAAATGAGCAGGAGTGAGCCAGCTTTCCAGTTTCCCAGGCAATTCCAAGTCTCTCTGTGGTCACTGGGCGACAAGTCCCAGAGGTAGCACTTGTTCAGATGCCAAGTCCAGAGGATCTAACAGATTCtctgtggagtagaaatttggggagactggccttcctgtcttggcagagtGGCACAGTTGTTCCCCCACTGCGCCACTTATTCATAGTCTGGACACGATCTCAGCAGCAGTTAAAGGTGTGGAGCAGCTTTTCACTGTGTGACTGGCTTTGTTGCATTTGAGACAAGCCTCTAGGTGGAAGATCTTCTGTGGCAATCCATCTTCCAGGAGAAGATGAAGGATGCTTCCAGGAGTTGGCATGTCTTTCATAAAAAGCATGTCTTTCATAACCCAAATTATATTGGAGAGCTAATGTCTCTTTGGTGGGGTCAGTCTAAAGATGATGGTGAAGAATTTCTTTAACCTCAATTAAAATGGTGGCTGGTGATGTTCTCCAGAACAGTTTCAAAAGGAGTCACAAGCCATCTAGATTTTAAAACATACCCAATTATCAAGACACATTCAGGACATGTAAACTTAGGCATTCAAAACTAGTCTGAACCCTCAAGTGTGGCCACACCATTCACACATTTCCACCACACATACAAAGTAAACAGGATCATTAACTGAAACAGTTTTTTTAATAATGCTCCTAGCAGGTCGGGCAGCCTGATACCAGGATCCCAGAGCAGGCGCTGCAGCGGGAAACTGAAAAACAGAGTAGCAGCACATGCTGCCCAGTTGAGTAAGTCAGAGCGGCAAGTGGAGAATTTTGGAAAAAGAGATTTTTAGGAGAGAGGAAAGTATAACAAGTGTATTGAAGAAGAACAGGTGTAAGGGTGGAGTGGGCATGTAGAATTTTAGGGGTGGGGAGTATGGGAGGAGGGACCCCATGGGCTGCAGCAACGTGGTGGTAGTACTGGAGTTGGTAGAGATGGTGgacatggtggtggaggtgttgaaggtggtgatggtggtgatagaTCTGGTGGAGCTGCTGGTGGTAGAgatagtggaggtggtggtggatgtGGTAGAGGTTGGTGGaggttggtggtggtggaggtggtggatgtGGTAGAGGTTGGtggaggttgttgttgttggtggtggtggtgtggtagcAGCTCTGCTGGtatggaggaaagaaggagggagcaaacagacaaacaaacaggcTGGAGACGTATATGCAGTAGTTCAGGGTTCAGGGTGTGAGAGCAGACAGGAACAGAGAGAATGGAGGTAATGTGGAGAGAATCCTGGTGTGACCAGATCATAaaccaggaagaagagaggcaggcagataaacagaactggggaggaggaggaatgggagCATTAGAATCACAGTGTGGCCAAACTACTCGCTCGAAATAAGATGCAGAGTaaccaggaagagagaggaagggggcagTACATTGGCATCCCCACTTTGAAGAAGAAAACCCCAGAGTTTCTGGGGAATGAACTTGGACTCAGCAAGAACCTATTTATTAACCATTTGCTGGGCATGTGATTGTGAGGGTGGGTACACAAATCACATCTGAGAGCTGTGTGTGGGGTGGACTCTGTAGTGAAGTCTCTCTCACACAGGGGAACCCCAAGAAAAGAGAATGTTGATACACTGAAACAGGCTGGAGTCACCTGGCACTGCAGTGGCTCAGCAGGCagtctggaggctggaagaggtcCTGCACCTCTTAAGACATTGTGGTTTGGGAATGGGAGGCTTACTGAGCTGCTCATTCAGTGTGTCAGAGATGGAGTGGGCAGAGAGTGAATGGCCTTCCACAGCCACAGCACATGGTTGTGGAAGACTACTCACCCTGGCCAGTGCACCAAGGATAAGTATTGGATCCCCGGTTGGTGGGTACCTATGTCACCAGTGCAATAAgccaaatcaaactgaattaaTATATCCAGATTTAGTAAACAAGATGCAACAACGTAGAGCACTCCCAGGTGACTCTCAGGAAAGCAGGAGGCAGATCATTAGAGCACCCATGGCAGATGTATGGTCTGGGTCTTAAATAGCTGGTGGGCATGGTCCCAGACATCACTAGGAGAGAAGCCAAGGATGTTGGGCTTTCTGCAATGGGGCTGCCTGAGCACGAGATTCCAAACAggttgaaaaaaatgttaatgtgcCCTGAACTTTTAATGAAAAGCAACTGTGTAAATAGGCATGGCTTTGTGATGATTGTTAAATTGTCACAACACCATGGACACCAATGTCAGGTGGATGATCACTGTTTGTAAAGCATGTCTTTAATGACAAAACATGGAAACAATGCCATAATAGATGTCACAGTTTCTATCATATCATGTGAGAGGCATGTTGTAGAACTGCCCATCTAATTACCTCCCAATTGTCATATCATTGATGAGGGCATTAGTGTATTGCCAAGACCTTTTATAAGCAAAGTTTTGGTATTATACCTATTGTTCCTCATAAACTTGTAGTGACTGAATTACCATATTTTAGTGAGAGGAGCACTTTATGAGAGACCAAGTGATTGTCTTGGTCTAGAAACATGAATCTCTATTCCACATCTGTATGACAAACAAAACATGTGACTATGTGAATGCAATGTGAAAACCCATTATTTGTTATCTTCCTTTACCAGATATGTCATCTGTCACTCTGTATATAATCCATATATGCATAAGGGGAATGGAAAGAAGCATTGGACTTCTGTTTCTCTCAGAACAACTGGAAGATATGTGGTAGTCCCCATTATGAGAAGACTTGATGACTGTGATACAAGTTTACAATTAAATAGTTTTCCAACTTCAGTGGGAATTCATCAACAAACTCTCATTGGAGAAAAACCTTTTGAGTACCAGGAATATGGAAATTCATCTCTCTCTACTGGTTCACTGTGCACATGTGGTGTGGCTCACAGTATAAGAAAATGTTATGAATGCAATCAGTGTGGTCAGACCCTGAGTTCTTCAAGTTCTCTTCAAAGATGTGAAAAAGCTCATGTGGGAAGAGAAAATACTAAATGTGAGTCATCTACTACAGGCTTTAGGCTTGACAGGCATCTTCAAACACACCAAACAACCAATAATGAAGAGGCTCTCTGTGAATGTAATAAACATGATAAAGCCTTTAGATCTGATTGCTCTTTAGAAGTATACAAAAGAACTAATTTCGAGGGAAAATGCTATGAGTATGATCAAAGAATTAAAGCCTTTGCATGTCACAATCTTCATCATCAAGTACATAGAATTCGAACTAGAAAGAAAtgctatgaatgtaatcaatgtagTAAAGCCTTTGTACAGAAGAGTGATCTTCACAGACATGAaagagttcatactggagagaaaccctatgtgtGTAAActatgtggtaaagcctttgcacaaaaAACTAATCTTCTAAGTCATGaaaaaattcatactggagagaaaccatttGAATGttatcaatgtggtaaagcatttTTAATGAAGAGTAATCTTCTCCgccatgaaagaattcatactggagagaaaccctatgaatataatcaatgtggtaaagcctttgcacagaagATTAGTCTTCAAAGTCATGAAATAATCCAttctggagagaagccctatgaatgtaatcaatgtggtagaGCCTTTGCCACGAAGAGTTATCTTCCCACCCATGAAGGAATTCatgctggagagaaaccctatgagtgTAATCATTGttgtaaagcctttgcacagaagagtagtcttcaaagtcatgaaagaattcacactggggagaaacccTATAATTGTAACCAATGTGGTAAAGGCTTTGCACACAAGGGTAGTCTTCaaaatcatgaaagaattcatactggagagaaacgcTATAAATGTAACCAATGTGGTAAAGGCTTTTCACAGAAGGGTAGTCTtcaaagtcatgaaagaattcatactggagagaaaccctataaatgtaacCAATGTGGTAAAGGCTTTGCACAGAAGGGTAGTCTTCAatgtcatgaaagaattcatactggagagaaaccctataactGTAACCAATGTGGTAAAGGCTTTGCACAGAAGGGTGGTCTTCAatgtcatgaaagaattcatactggggAGAAGCCCTATAAATGTAACcaatgtggtaaagcatttgcaaAGAAGACTAATCTtctcagtcatgaaagaattcatactggacaGTACCATAtggatgtaatcaatgtggtaatatcagatgtgagctgccatgtaggtgctgcaAACTGAAGTCTGTTTTCTACAAGAGATACTTGCTGGAGCCCAGTTCCATAGGGGTTTAGGTCCCAAAGAAGAGATCAGGCAttagtagaggaaggagaatgccATGATCTGAGAGGGAAGCAGTAGAGCTGCTGCTTTACTGAAAAATGACTCCACATTTTATGCTCTATAACTGAATCTTAGTTTAGACACAAGCAGATTAAAAACAGACTTACTGATTCCAGGATAAAAGCAGCCATCAACTTCATTACCACATTTTTACTGAGTCAAATAGTGATAAATTCAGCAAGTATCTTAATGCCTTTCTGGATGTGAGCCCATTGTTTCCTTTCATAGTTGCTTTCATCCTTGGAACTAGGTCTATCCAGTTAGTAAATCATTACGTTCTCTATTTTTCGTGTAATCTTGTGTGGAAGTAGGCATAGTCATCACATTGTGTGGTTCCATGGTGGTGggattttttcaaaaattttgtttaaagagaCCTCCCTGCCTATGTATACATTCCCATCCTCCAGTTtagccagcaaaaaaaaaaaaaaaaattccctcagTAAAAGGCATGAGGAAACTCTATGACATATAGTGAGAgttattaaaattgaaataaaaatgatgctggagggctggagagatggctcagtggttaagagtactgactgttcttccagatgtcctgagtttaattctcagcaaccacatggtggctcacaaacatctgtaatgagatctggagccctcttctgacctgtaatcatacatgctgtatacaaaataaacaaataaatcttttttaaaaatgatgctggatttttatttcttttaagattcattttattattgttatctttgtgagtccacaTGAATAGTGTAGTTTGATATCAGATGTCAGCCTGTGTGACCCAGTTCTTCCTTTCTACCATGTTGGTTCTGAGGACCACACCAGGTCCATCAATCATGATTTCAAGCACCTTCACCTCCTGAGCCATGCCATGATGAACACTGAGCCCTGATATTTTTTTGTTaatcattgatttttgttttttgttttttgtttttaaacaggctGATGAAGTTcagactgatcttgaacttcaggcctttctgcttccacctctagttgctgggatgacaggtttTACTAACATGCCCTGTTTATGCAGAGGTCTTGTATTTGTGGAGCAAGTATTCTATTCAGTGCTGCCATCTGGTATGAAAATATTGATGTATGAGTTTTTCATACACAGGTCTACACTGAGAACCTGCCCCAAAACTGCAAACGCAAacttttgtgaaaataaattgtgtggtgtgtgtgtgttttgtgatgGAGTCTATGTCAGTTGCCTAGACTGGCCTACTACTCACTCTGTCCCCCTTGAATCCTGCTTCTTGGCTTGGCTTCCTAAGTACCTGGAGAACAGGGCTGGACTAGGGAGTGAGCAAGCCTGAGCACAGAGTGGCCTAATTGTGTGTCTGGAGGTTCACAGGTAGTAGCCAGAGGTGCATGACAAGATCAGAATGTTTCTAGGGTTGCTTTAAAATCCAGAACCTTGCTTGAAATGGAATGCCACCAGTTCATCATGGAAGGATGGGAAGAGGCCCAGGATTCAATTCTCTTTGGGGTCCAAATGTCCTGAGATCTCATGTGGGCTAGGGTAACAGATGCAGTGGGTTGCATTGTTTATAAAGAGAGAGATATAAACACTCTGAGGCTATGGTCATGGCTTAGTTGCAGCTTTAGTGGCCTCATATAGAGAGGCTTTCTATGCCAGGGCCAGAGCTGTGCCCATGAGTCCCTGGACAAGGACACAGACAATGATGAAAAAGAGATTTCCTTCTTGCTCACTGGGGGTGCACACTAAGCTGAGattacacaaaacagaaaaatctccCAGGTGGCAAAGTATGGCAAAATCCTTTCACCTCTGATAtgggaaactgaaacagagaaggaagacaaTCGTGGCCAAAGCAACTATGGGTATTGCTCCAACTGGTTATTGTCCAGTTGTGGTGAGGTTCAGGTCCAAAACTGGAGGTGTGCAATTGGTGAGGGCAGGGGGCTGACAGGATCTGAGGGTGAATCTGAACATCTGCTGCTTTATTAAAGAAGGCTACACTTTCATACTCCATAATTGCACACAGGTGTACATTGGAATGGGAGGAAGGGGGCTTGTGTGCTGGGTTGGGGCTTGTGAGCAGGGATTGCCGTCTAGGCCCTTCAACTTCTACTCAGTCCCCAACACAAGATGTTGCTTGGTCCCCATTTTCTCCCAATTGAGTCTGGTCTGGGCTGTAATCAGACAGCTTTGTGACTCTCCATGTTTGCTGGACTGAAGTCTTTTGGGTTGaatttgttaaaatgtttaaatcaGTGGTGTTGTTtcatggttttaatcccagcacttgagatgcagaggcaggcagatctgtgagtttgaggcctgcctggtctacagagtgaatacCTAGGACAGCTGGGACCGTTAAATAGAGAAGCGCTGTCTTTGTTTATCcggtatttgtttaactatggagagatgtgttgctgtttcactttgcctgcctaaggcacctgagtagtctaataaaaagctgaatggccaatacttAGGCTGAAGAGGCATACACAGGGCTGGTGAGCAGAGAGCATATACAGGAGCTCAAACCCATGCtcgagaagaaagagagggatggagaaaagaaagagggagggagaaaaagagggacacACCCAGGACCGGGatccaggcagccaccagccagacatggacaCAGCaggaaagatatacagaaagaatgaaaggtaTAATGCCCCAGGACATAAGGCAGATGAACagaaactggttaatttaagttgaaagagctagccaGAGATGAatctaagctaggccaagcattcataactaataagtctctatgCCATGGTTTGGGAGCTTGCTGGTGTTCCCGTAAAAATGCCTGGTACATTTGGTGTTTCATGTGTGGCATGGTTTTTCCACATACATCTTGAGaaagctgaaaaaacaaaaaaacccagtagAAAGTTTAGCATAGTTTAGTGAGAGGAGCACATTATGAGAGACCAAGTGATTCTCTTGGTGTAGAAACATGAGTCTCTATTCCACATctgtatgacaaaaaaaaaaaaaaaaaaattcactatgTGAATGCAATGTGAAAACCCTTTATTTGCTATCTTCCTTTACCAGATGTGTCATCTGTCACTCTAGATACAATCCATATGAGCATAAGGGGAATGGAAAGAAGCATTGTAATTCTGTCTCTCTCAGAACAACTGGGAGATATGTGGTAGTCCCCACTATGAGAAGATTTGATGACTGTGATACAAGTTTACAATTAAATAGTTTTCCAACTTCAGTGGGAATTCATCAACAAACTCTCATTGGAGAAAAACCTTTTGAGTACCAGGAATATGGAAATTCATCTCTCTCTACTGGTTCATTGTGCACATGTGGTGTGGCTCACAGTATAAGAAAATGTTATGAATGCAATCAGTGTGGTCAGACCCTGAGTTCTTCAAGTTCTCTTCAAAGATGTGAAAAAGCTcatgtggaaagagaaaatcataaATGTGAGTTATCTACTTATGGCTTTAGGCTTTACAGGCACCTTCAAACACACCAAACAACCAGTAATGAAGAGGAtcactgtgaatgtaatcaacaTGATAAAGCCTTTAGATATGATTGCTCTTTAGAAGTACACCAAGGAACTCAATTGGAAGGAAAACCCTGTGAGTATGATCAAGGTTATAAAGCCTTTGTATGTCACAGTCTTCATCATCAAGTACATAGAATTCAAACTAGAGAGAAAtgctatgaatgtaatcaatgtagAAAAGCCTTTGTACAGATAAGTGATCTTCACAGACATGAAAGAGTTCATATTGGGGAGAAACCATGTGAATATAATTAATGTGATAAAGTCTTTGCAGAGAAGAGAAATCACAGTCTTGAATGATTTCATACAAGAGAAAAACCCTATGagtgtaatcaatgtggtaaagtcCATGCATAAAAGAGTAGTCTTCAACATCATGAAATAATTCATataggagagaaaccctatgcatgtaatcagtgtggtaaaacctttgccaCAAAGAGTTATCTTCTCACCCATGAATGAATAcctactggagagaaaccctatgaatgtaatcaatgtggtaaagtaTTTGCATGGAATAGTCATCTtcaaagtcatgaaagaattcatactggagagaaaccctataaatgtgaCCAATTTGGTAAAGCATTTGCAAACAAGGGTAttcttcacagtcatgaaagaatgCATACTGGACAATACAATATGGAGGTAATCAATGTGGTAATATCAGATGTAAGctgatgtgagctgccatgtaggtgctgcaAATTGAACTCTGTTTTCTATAAGAGGCACTTGCTGGAGCCCAGTTCCATAggggttcaggtcccaaagaagtGATCATGTATCAGTAG
The nucleotide sequence above comes from Onychomys torridus chromosome 21, mOncTor1.1, whole genome shotgun sequence. Encoded proteins:
- the LOC118571748 gene encoding gastrula zinc finger protein XlCGF57.1-like; this translates as MDAVTYEDVHVNFTHEEWALLDPSQKSLYKDVMLETYWNLTCIGYKWEDNNIEEHYQNSTRLGRYVICHSVYNPYMHKGNGKKHWTSVSLRTTGRYVVVPIMRRLDDCDTSLQLNSFPTSVGIHQQTLIGEKPFEYQEYGNSSLSTGSLCTCGVAHSIRKCYECNQCGQTLSSSSSLQRCEKAHVGRENTKCESSTTGFRLDRHLQTHQTTNNEEALCECNKHDKAFRSDCSLEVYKRTNFEGKCYEYDQRIKAFACHNLHHQVHRIRTRKKCYECNQCSKAFVQKSDLHRHERVHTGEKPYVCKLCGKAFAQKTNLLSHEKIHTGEKPFECYQCGKAFLMKSNLLRHERIHTGEKPYEYNQCGKAFAQKISLQSHEIIHSGEKPYECNQCGRAFATKSYLPTHEGIHAGEKPYECNHCCKAFAQKSSLQSHERIHTGEKPYNCNQCGKGFAHKGSLQNHERIHTGEKRYKCNQCGKGFSQKGSLQSHERIHTGEKPYKCNQCGKGFAQKGSLQCHERIHTGEKPYNCNQCGKGFAQKGGLQCHERIHTGEKPYKCNQCGKAFAKKTNLLSHERIHTGQYHMDVINVVISDVSCHVGAAN